In Hydrogenoanaerobacterium saccharovorans, a single window of DNA contains:
- a CDS encoding hydratase, producing MVTLSNTGVYLIDGHKIIPEDDARELTIPSDNTSKSTSAKETARKGTMAYRILQQHNTADNMDRLKIKFDAMTSHDITYVGIVQTARASGLEKFPIPYVLTNCHNSLCAVGGTINEDDHMFGLSAAKKYGGIYVPAHQAVIHSYMREMMSGCGKMILGSDSHTRYGALGTMAIGEGGPELVKQLLGKTYDINCPEVVAVYLTGKPDPRVGPQDVALAIIGTVFKNGYVKNKVMEFVGDGIKNLNVEYRNGIDVMTTETTCLSSIWATDEKVQEYFAVHGRPNEYKELKPADVAYYDGLITVDLSAVKPMIAMPFHPSNTYTIEELNANLGDILREVERVGAEQLDAPNVQFKLTDKIVNGKLKVDQGIIAGCAGGTYDNLIDAADIIGGHSIGSDEFAMSVYPGSQPIYLELVNNGSIAKFMEAGISVKTAFCGPCFGAGDVPANGALSIRHTTRNFPSREGSKPGNNQIASVALMDARSIAATAVNGGYLTPATDLDVTFTKPVYHFNRTVYQNRVHDSYGKGNDLLDLKFGPNIADWPKMSTLTEDMVLKVVSEIHDPVTTTDELIPSGETSSYRSNPLKLAEFALSRKDPAYVGRAKEVQKAETARLAGGDPVAAFPELAHAVKAFTEVKPIDTINTGIGSVIFAVKPGDGSAREQAASCQKVLGGWANIANEYATKRYRSNLINWGMLPFLIEQGKLPFKNLDYIFVPGIRKAVEEKADNITAYALSEGKLAKFNLTLGQLTDDERNIILSGCLINYYRGE from the coding sequence ATGGTAACTTTAAGCAATACCGGAGTTTATTTGATAGACGGACATAAAATTATCCCCGAAGACGATGCAAGAGAGCTTACAATACCTTCTGACAATACAAGCAAATCCACATCAGCAAAAGAAACCGCCCGTAAAGGCACGATGGCATACCGTATTTTACAGCAGCATAACACTGCCGATAATATGGACAGGCTAAAAATTAAATTTGACGCAATGACCAGCCACGACATCACTTATGTGGGCATTGTGCAAACGGCACGTGCGTCGGGGCTTGAGAAGTTCCCCATCCCCTACGTGCTTACCAACTGCCACAACAGCCTTTGCGCGGTAGGTGGTACCATTAACGAGGATGACCACATGTTTGGGCTTTCTGCCGCAAAAAAATACGGCGGCATATATGTGCCTGCGCATCAGGCGGTAATTCACTCGTATATGCGCGAGATGATGAGTGGCTGCGGCAAAATGATACTCGGCAGCGACAGCCACACCCGCTACGGTGCACTTGGCACCATGGCAATCGGCGAGGGCGGCCCTGAACTGGTAAAGCAATTGCTGGGCAAAACCTATGATATCAACTGCCCCGAAGTGGTGGCAGTTTACCTTACCGGTAAACCCGACCCGCGCGTTGGCCCGCAAGACGTTGCGCTCGCCATTATCGGAACGGTGTTTAAAAACGGCTATGTAAAAAATAAAGTGATGGAATTTGTGGGTGACGGCATTAAAAACCTGAACGTGGAATACCGCAACGGCATCGATGTTATGACCACCGAAACCACCTGTTTATCTTCTATTTGGGCTACCGATGAAAAAGTGCAGGAATATTTTGCGGTGCATGGCAGACCAAACGAGTACAAAGAGCTGAAACCCGCCGACGTGGCTTACTACGACGGGCTGATTACGGTTGATCTTTCTGCCGTAAAACCGATGATTGCTATGCCGTTCCACCCAAGCAACACCTATACCATAGAAGAACTGAATGCAAACCTCGGCGATATTTTGCGTGAGGTGGAGCGCGTGGGCGCAGAGCAGCTTGACGCCCCCAATGTACAGTTCAAATTGACTGATAAAATTGTAAATGGTAAATTGAAAGTTGATCAAGGCATTATTGCAGGATGTGCAGGCGGTACTTATGATAACCTGATTGATGCCGCAGATATTATCGGCGGCCATTCCATTGGCAGCGATGAATTTGCAATGAGCGTTTACCCCGGAAGCCAGCCGATTTACCTTGAACTTGTCAACAACGGCAGCATTGCCAAATTTATGGAGGCAGGAATTTCCGTTAAAACTGCGTTTTGCGGCCCATGCTTTGGTGCGGGTGACGTACCTGCAAACGGTGCGCTCAGTATCCGCCACACCACACGCAACTTCCCAAGCCGCGAAGGCAGCAAGCCCGGCAACAACCAGATTGCATCGGTTGCACTGATGGATGCGCGCTCGATTGCAGCAACCGCAGTAAACGGCGGCTATCTCACCCCTGCTACCGACCTGGATGTAACATTTACCAAGCCTGTATACCACTTTAACCGCACGGTGTACCAAAACCGCGTACATGACAGCTATGGCAAAGGCAACGACCTGCTGGATTTGAAATTTGGCCCCAACATTGCGGATTGGCCCAAAATGTCTACCCTTACAGAAGATATGGTTTTGAAGGTTGTATCTGAAATTCACGACCCTGTCACCACCACCGATGAACTGATTCCATCGGGTGAAACCTCGAGTTACCGCTCTAACCCGCTAAAACTCGCCGAATTTGCACTTTCGCGCAAAGACCCGGCTTATGTTGGCAGAGCAAAAGAGGTGCAGAAGGCAGAAACTGCACGTCTTGCAGGGGGCGACCCTGTTGCTGCATTCCCTGAACTTGCACATGCCGTAAAGGCATTTACCGAGGTCAAACCCATCGATACCATAAATACCGGCATCGGCAGCGTCATCTTCGCAGTAAAACCTGGCGATGGCAGTGCGCGCGAGCAGGCAGCAAGCTGCCAAAAGGTATTGGGCGGCTGGGCAAATATCGCCAACGAATATGCCACCAAACGTTACCGCAGCAATCTTATTAACTGGGGTATGCTTCCGTTCTTAATTGAACAAGGCAAATTACCGTTTAAAAATCTCGATTATATTTTCGTACCCGGTATTCGGAAAGCGGTAGAAGAAAAAGCCGACAACATCACCGCCTATGCCCTCAGTGAAGGAAAACTTGCAAAATTCAACCTCACTCTCGGTCAGCTTACCGATGACGAACGTAACATTATACTTTCCGGCTGTCTCATCAACTATTATCGCGGCGAATAA
- a CDS encoding response regulator transcription factor, with protein MEKLNVLVVDDDKEIVESIAIYLSKEKLHIYKAYDGLQALDMVANSCIHLILMDVMMPKMDGIKAMLKIREKNNIPIILVSAKSEDTDKILGLEFGADDYITKPFNPLELIARVKSQLRRYTRLGTITNAGGMAEQLCSGGLCLDLQQKQLTVDGEEVKLTPIEYKIVELLLRNQGRVFSISEIYERVWNEPSFSPENTVAVHIRRIREKIEINPKEPRYLKVVWGIGYKIEKA; from the coding sequence ATGGAAAAGTTAAATGTTCTGGTAGTGGATGACGACAAAGAAATTGTTGAATCGATAGCCATTTACCTTAGCAAAGAAAAATTGCATATTTATAAAGCCTATGACGGTTTGCAAGCACTTGATATGGTTGCAAACAGTTGTATACATCTTATTTTAATGGATGTTATGATGCCGAAAATGGACGGAATTAAGGCTATGCTGAAGATCCGCGAAAAAAACAACATCCCCATTATTTTAGTAAGTGCAAAAAGCGAGGATACCGATAAAATTTTGGGGTTGGAGTTCGGCGCGGATGACTACATAACCAAACCATTCAACCCTTTGGAGCTGATTGCTCGCGTAAAAAGCCAACTCAGGCGTTACACAAGGTTGGGTACTATCACCAATGCAGGCGGCATGGCAGAGCAGTTGTGCAGTGGCGGGTTATGCCTCGATTTACAGCAGAAACAGCTTACAGTAGACGGCGAAGAGGTAAAACTCACACCGATTGAATACAAAATTGTAGAGCTGCTGCTGCGCAATCAGGGGCGCGTATTCTCCATCAGCGAAATTTACGAGCGGGTTTGGAACGAACCCAGCTTTTCGCCCGAGAATACCGTTGCAGTTCATATCCGGCGTATTCGCGAAAAAATCGAAATAAACCCAAAAGAACCAAGATACTTAAAGGTGGTGTGGGGCATTGGCTACAAAATTGAAAAAGCGTAA
- a CDS encoding MFS domain-containing histidine kinase, producing the protein MATKLKKRKPWVTFSFFAAAVSMLFVCISVFIGMRNNNTIVLDFKDKWEYKNAVGNVLYNCYSLALDQPLEKPGEDGTAVLYPSQTKYLDNEGDNIAYYIAAGNYLPVATNTDFRDSDAFLNEITNSGLYEHIILLKGDQILQETKITLLGGFAHEGKLSDSDYYRLFSPYTSRLIESGRADQISVYLAVKSGDRLSNSKSNLSAIYNAYSWWYSQMVVLVLLAGVAAASIIILLVTIIKHKSLSMANAVIVRLMGKLWFEVKLVLTGFALLGGIYFADCVFWADWDVVFLFIPCFWWCWFVLLDIIYNKKRFFTNNIVYSLIKFMRSLENKHDFLERMKRRFVVLIVTEFVMVVLSVILLFIGRIGWIFSLLWIALGIYLLLRYMKEYNRNMDEFGLIIDYVEQIKSGTVTEPLILPQEDDFAPLAANLSDIHSGISLAVEEQVRSEKMKVELITNVSHDLKTPLTSIINYVDLLSAEDLKPDFANDYVKILAQKANRLKNLVQDLFEVSKANSRTIDMNLEQLDIVALVEQTVAEMDERVDIAGVEVKTQFSSQQMFVVADGKKLHRVFENLLGNALKYSLAGTRVYITVHQKQGVAEVTFKNVASYEMTFTAEDIVERFQRGDASRTTEGSGLGLAIAKSFVELNGGTLSIELDGDLFKAIIRLPVSTNSPAPIPVDVEDPVHEKIYDEPSALPDAIEQNTQQDSLQTTC; encoded by the coding sequence TTGGCTACAAAATTGAAAAAGCGTAAACCGTGGGTTACATTTAGTTTCTTCGCCGCAGCAGTGAGCATGCTGTTTGTATGTATTTCTGTTTTTATTGGCATGCGTAACAACAATACTATTGTATTGGATTTTAAGGACAAATGGGAGTACAAAAATGCGGTGGGCAATGTGTTATACAACTGTTATAGTTTGGCGTTAGACCAACCTCTTGAAAAGCCGGGGGAGGACGGAACAGCCGTACTATATCCGAGCCAAACAAAATATTTGGATAATGAGGGGGACAATATTGCCTATTATATTGCAGCGGGAAACTATTTGCCTGTTGCAACCAATACCGATTTTCGAGACAGTGATGCATTTTTAAACGAGATTACAAACTCCGGCCTATATGAGCATATCATTTTGCTGAAAGGAGACCAAATTTTACAAGAAACAAAAATAACATTGTTGGGTGGTTTTGCGCACGAAGGTAAGCTCTCGGATTCGGACTATTACAGGCTGTTTTCGCCGTATACCAGCAGACTGATTGAAAGTGGAAGGGCAGACCAAATTTCGGTGTATTTGGCTGTAAAATCGGGAGATCGCCTTAGCAATAGTAAGTCGAATCTGAGTGCAATTTACAATGCTTACAGTTGGTGGTATAGCCAAATGGTGGTACTTGTGCTATTGGCAGGCGTTGCTGCTGCAAGTATAATAATCCTGCTGGTTACAATAATCAAGCACAAAAGCCTAAGCATGGCAAATGCCGTTATCGTGCGTTTGATGGGTAAGCTTTGGTTTGAAGTAAAATTGGTTTTAACAGGGTTTGCACTTTTAGGGGGTATCTACTTTGCAGATTGCGTTTTTTGGGCAGACTGGGATGTAGTATTTCTGTTTATCCCTTGTTTTTGGTGGTGCTGGTTTGTATTGCTGGACATTATTTATAACAAAAAAAGGTTTTTTACGAACAACATAGTTTATTCCCTTATAAAGTTTATGCGCAGCCTCGAAAACAAACACGATTTTTTGGAACGGATGAAACGCCGCTTTGTGGTTTTGATTGTAACAGAGTTTGTAATGGTAGTTCTGTCGGTAATCTTATTGTTTATTGGGCGCATCGGCTGGATATTCAGCCTGCTTTGGATTGCCTTGGGAATATACCTGCTGCTGCGCTACATGAAAGAGTATAACCGCAACATGGATGAATTCGGGTTGATTATTGACTACGTGGAACAGATTAAAAGCGGTACGGTAACAGAGCCCCTGATACTGCCCCAAGAGGATGACTTTGCACCGCTTGCAGCCAACCTTAGCGATATCCACAGCGGGATAAGCCTTGCAGTAGAAGAGCAGGTGCGCAGCGAAAAAATGAAGGTAGAACTGATTACCAATGTATCGCACGACCTAAAAACCCCGCTTACCTCCATTATCAACTATGTCGATTTGCTGTCTGCCGAAGATTTGAAACCGGATTTTGCAAACGATTATGTGAAAATTCTTGCGCAAAAAGCAAACCGATTAAAAAATTTGGTGCAAGATTTATTTGAAGTGAGCAAAGCCAACAGCCGTACCATTGATATGAACTTGGAACAGTTGGACATTGTTGCATTGGTAGAGCAAACCGTTGCCGAGATGGATGAACGTGTTGATATAGCGGGGGTTGAGGTAAAAACACAATTTTCGTCGCAGCAGATGTTTGTGGTTGCAGACGGTAAAAAACTCCACCGCGTGTTTGAAAATTTACTTGGCAATGCGCTGAAATACTCGCTTGCAGGTACCCGTGTATATATAACGGTACATCAAAAGCAAGGTGTAGCAGAGGTTACATTTAAAAACGTTGCAAGTTATGAAATGACTTTTACAGCAGAAGATATAGTGGAGCGTTTTCAACGCGGAGATGCCAGCCGTACAACCGAAGGCAGTGGCTTGGGGTTGGCAATTGCAAAAAGCTTTGTTGAACTCAACGGAGGCACACTTAGTATTGAACTGGACGGTGACTTGTTCAAAGCAATTATAAGGTTACCTGTTTCAACAAATAGTCCTGCACCAATCCCTGTTGATGTCGAAGATCCTGTTCACGAAAAAATATACGATGAACCAAGCGCTTTGCCTGATGCGATTGAGCAGAACACGCAGCAAGATTCGCTGCAAACGACCTGTTAA
- a CDS encoding DUF3888 domain-containing protein, producing MKSSNKLCEDALCAIFLPYAKAEACKFYKDFLTVKPSIMIYCIKLVNIRHSPCEGSKYILDFDIYPYIGAHVTIAVNRMTVCINAYDGEITVVSFKQVRSFPIPNHLWDVVCQPF from the coding sequence ATGAAATCATCAAACAAACTATGCGAAGATGCCCTATGCGCTATTTTTTTACCATATGCTAAGGCCGAAGCCTGTAAGTTTTATAAGGATTTTTTAACCGTAAAGCCTTCCATTATGATTTATTGCATCAAGCTTGTCAATATCCGCCACTCACCGTGTGAGGGCTCTAAATATATACTGGATTTTGATATCTACCCATACATCGGCGCACATGTCACCATAGCGGTAAACCGTATGACAGTGTGCATCAATGCTTACGACGGCGAAATTACGGTTGTTTCATTTAAACAAGTGCGCAGCTTCCCCATACCAAACCACCTATGGGATGTTGTTTGCCAGCCATTTTAA
- a CDS encoding LCP family protein — translation MKHRNYETAKYFVLTFAVAFLVLMMLAVAVVMAMQSKNSAHQSIPQQPQTDDYYLPKAEDNLNLLLIGRDKDTDKPKYYFMIRLDVESGELPVAALPAQTVVTFNGKSKTLAELYALSGAKAVKQGLGELLGITVDRYASFNAENLIRAIDMIGFVEYDLPETLIFKDENISINLAKGKQMVDGQKLYDILRFPNYGDEYKRGTKSSDLLAHYINDRLEVVLSPQADELFRNVINLTDSDLSFGDYDSRKEPLRFLAKLSGKHARTVLVRGTFNASKDSFALTQSTKELMQKLYS, via the coding sequence ATGAAACACCGCAACTACGAAACAGCCAAATATTTTGTACTTACTTTCGCCGTTGCTTTTCTAGTGCTGATGATGCTTGCAGTGGCAGTTGTTATGGCTATGCAAAGCAAAAACTCTGCGCATCAAAGTATACCGCAGCAGCCCCAAACCGATGATTATTATCTGCCCAAAGCGGAGGATAACCTCAACTTGCTTCTCATCGGCAGAGATAAGGATACAGACAAGCCAAAATATTATTTTATGATTAGGTTGGATGTGGAAAGCGGCGAACTGCCTGTGGCAGCGCTGCCTGCGCAGACTGTGGTAACCTTTAACGGAAAAAGCAAAACACTTGCCGAACTGTATGCACTAAGCGGTGCAAAAGCAGTAAAGCAAGGGTTGGGCGAACTGCTTGGCATTACGGTAGACCGCTATGCATCATTCAACGCTGAGAACCTGATTCGCGCCATAGATATGATTGGGTTTGTGGAATACGACCTGCCCGAGACACTGATATTTAAAGATGAAAATATCTCCATCAACCTTGCAAAAGGTAAGCAGATGGTAGATGGGCAAAAACTATACGATATTTTGCGCTTCCCAAATTACGGCGATGAATACAAACGCGGTACTAAATCAAGCGATTTGCTGGCACACTATATCAACGACCGCCTTGAGGTGGTGCTTTCGCCGCAGGCGGACGAATTGTTTCGCAACGTGATAAACCTTACCGACTCCGATTTATCTTTCGGCGATTACGACAGCCGCAAAGAGCCGCTGCGCTTTCTTGCAAAGCTTTCGGGTAAGCATGCACGTACCGTATTGGTAAGAGGTACCTTTAATGCATCGAAAGACAGCTTTGCCCTTACGCAAAGTACCAAAGAGCTGATGCAGAAGCTGTACAGTTAA
- a CDS encoding helix-turn-helix domain-containing protein: MMSSIGTKVAFYRKAKGMTQEELAEKLGVSAQAVSKWENDIACPDIQLLVPLSKLFGTTTDELLSADSVKSVQLLPENERHDIKDLTLKVIVDSKDGDKVRINLPMELVKVALEIGLKIPQITNNEQLKGIDFKQIISMVESGVIGKLVEIESADGEIVNVVVE, translated from the coding sequence ATGATGAGTAGTATTGGAACAAAAGTTGCTTTCTACAGAAAAGCAAAAGGTATGACACAAGAAGAATTAGCAGAAAAATTAGGAGTTTCAGCGCAGGCTGTATCTAAATGGGAAAATGATATTGCATGTCCTGATATACAACTATTGGTTCCGTTATCAAAACTCTTTGGTACAACAACAGACGAATTGTTGTCTGCTGATTCTGTAAAAAGTGTACAGCTTTTACCGGAAAACGAAAGACATGACATAAAGGATTTAACATTAAAGGTTATTGTTGATTCTAAAGATGGTGATAAAGTTCGTATTAATCTTCCGATGGAATTAGTTAAAGTTGCTTTAGAAATCGGATTGAAAATCCCACAAATAACAAATAATGAGCAACTTAAAGGCATTGATTTCAAACAAATAATTTCAATGGTAGAAAGCGGAGTCATAGGAAAATTAGTTGAAATCGAAAGTGCAGACGGTGAAATTGTTAATGTTGTGGTAGAATAA